The genomic DNA CCAGAATAAGCAGCTTGGGTCTGCCAAGCAATGCCTGAGCAATACCAAGTCGCTGGCGCATGCCGAGAGAATATGTACTTACCTTATCATGAATACGGCGATCCAGCCGCACCAGCTCCACCACTTCACGAATGCGCTGTTCATCCACGCCAGGCTGCATCCGGGCAAAATGCTCCAGATTCTCCCACCCTGTCAGGTAACTGTACACCTCCGGATTTTCCACAATAGAACCGATATGCTGCAATGCCTGCTCCGGGTCGCGGTTCACATTATGACCGCATACAGTAATGGTGCCCTCCGTAGGCTTGATCAGATCAACCAGCATACGAATGGTCGTTGTTTTTCCGGCCCCATTGGGACCGAGAAAGCCAAAAATTTCACCCGCACGTACATCGAATGTTACATCATGGATGATCATTTTGCGTCCGATACGCTTTTTGACGTGCTGAACAGAGAGAACCGTTTCGTTGTCGTTTCTGCCTCCGTCTGCACTGCCAATCTGGTTGTCGGAATGATAGCCGGATACTCCATCTGTATTTATCGAATCCTTTGCTATATCGATCCCGGTCTTGTCAGCAGATTGGATGCCCATCACTTGTTCCCTCCCTTCTTCACATCAGCGGGCTGACTGCTCGTGGACTGCTGTCCATTCCCTGTATTGTCGCCTTCCTTGGCCGCTGCTACCGCAAACCCTTGAGCGATACGCTCAGCAATTGCCTGATAGCCCTGACCGTTAGGATGAAAGTGATCAGTGGATAAATAAACCGGCAAATTTTGCTGAAATAAATCGAAGGTTGGAATTAGCGTCATATTACTGTTTTGGTTGGTAACTGCCATAGCAGCCAGGTTCCATTCCGTCACGACAAGATTTCCCGGAATTTTCATTTCCGGCAGGTCACTAAATGGATTATATAGTCCAACGTATATAATTTTAGCCTTCGGATTGATTTCTCCGACCTTA from Paenibacillus sp. FSL R10-2782 includes the following:
- a CDS encoding ABC transporter ATP-binding protein; translation: MGIQSADKTGIDIAKDSINTDGVSGYHSDNQIGSADGGRNDNETVLSVQHVKKRIGRKMIIHDVTFDVRAGEIFGFLGPNGAGKTTTIRMLVDLIKPTEGTITVCGHNVNRDPEQALQHIGSIVENPEVYSYLTGWENLEHFARMQPGVDEQRIREVVELVRLDRRIHDKVSTYSLGMRQRLGIAQALLGRPKLLILDEPTNGLDPKGIKEMRAFIRLLAAEGMAVFVSSHLLSEIQLLCDRVAIISRGRVLAVGGVRELVETHSRMAVWQLEPHDQGLALLKDSPHVQIITNADELIDDSIVAGSGADAIFTEMDEEHIAELVAQMTASGISVKGVTKINPTLEQLFLKMTEGEILE